The Microbacterium sp. SORGH_AS_0862 region ACCGACATGGACGGCGTGCTCGTGCACGACAACCAGGCGATCCCGGGGGCGGCGGAGCTGCTCGCGCAGTGGCGCGACACCGGCACACCCTTCCTGGTGCTCACGAACAACCCGATCTTCACGCCTCGCGATCTGAGCGCGCGCCTCAAGCGTTCGGGGCTCGACGTGCCCGAGGAGCGGATCTGGACCTCGGCGCTCGCGACGGCCGAGTTCCTGAAGTCGCAGATGCCCGGCAGTTCGGCTTTCGTCATCGGCGAGGCGGGGCTCACGACCGCGCTGCACGAGGCAGGCGTGGTCATGACCGAGACGCAGCCCGACTACGTCGTCGTCGGCGAGACGCGCCAGTACTCGTTCGAGGCGATCACCCAGGCGATCCGCTTCATCAACGCGGGTGCGCGGTTCATCGTCACCAACCCGGATGCGACGGGCCCCACCCCCAACGGCATCGTTCCTGCGACGGGATCGTTCGCCGCGATGATCACGAAGGCCACCGGCAAGGAGCCGTACGTGGTCGGCAAGCCGAACCCGATGATGTTCCGCTCCGCCCTCAACCGCATCGGTGCGCACTCCGAGAACACCGGCATGATCGGCGACCGCATGGACACCGACGTCGTCGCGGGCATCGAGGCGGGCCTGCACACCGTGCTCGTGATGACCGGCATCAGCGACCCGGCCGAGATCGAGCGCTACCCCTTCCGCCCCGACGAGGTGCTCACCTCGGTCGCCGAGCTCATCGCCCCCGAGCCGGTCGAGTCGGAGATGCCCGAAGGTATCTGATCGCGCGCGTCCCCGCCTGGGCCGCAGACCGATGGCGGGAGCCTGAAACGCTGGGCTAGCTGTACCCGGTCATGAGGTTGGTGACACCCGGCTGATTGGGGGTTGGCCGCCGCAGGCGGTGTGTGCTCGAGCGTAGTTGTAGTGCTCGAGCCAGGGCGCGAGCGCTTCGGAGCGGTGCTGGTTGGAGACGTAGGGGGCCCGGTAGGCCCAGTGTTCCTGCATGGTCCGGTTGAATCGTTCGGCTTTGCCGTTCTGCCAGGGG contains the following coding sequences:
- a CDS encoding HAD-IIA family hydrolase; its protein translation is MRTRDDIECWLTDMDGVLVHDNQAIPGAAELLAQWRDTGTPFLVLTNNPIFTPRDLSARLKRSGLDVPEERIWTSALATAEFLKSQMPGSSAFVIGEAGLTTALHEAGVVMTETQPDYVVVGETRQYSFEAITQAIRFINAGARFIVTNPDATGPTPNGIVPATGSFAAMITKATGKEPYVVGKPNPMMFRSALNRIGAHSENTGMIGDRMDTDVVAGIEAGLHTVLVMTGISDPAEIERYPFRPDEVLTSVAELIAPEPVESEMPEGI